The genomic window GGGACTGGGTCTCTGTAGTCCACTGGGACCTTTTAAGAACATATTCAATCCGTCAAACTGAAgtacttgttgttgttgttgttgttgaagctAAAGACTAAAAATAAAACCAAAACGAGTTTTAAATAACCCGACGGCATCGTTAGTCTTCAGGTTTCACAACGTCTGCAACTCTAACCCTCCTCTCGGAAACTCTATTTCAGTCCCAGACCTCATTTAAACCCTCCTCCCCCTTCAGTcacacagtgacatcactacggcacactagcgctcctattggctagagctccaacacattgtagtgttgcacggtgtaccgatacttgacaggtaccgcgataccctgccgttaaaaacgttacggcGGCATGCGTTGAaaggtgacgtcacttttcgccgaactgcattgtgggaagcgacccggagcgtagctggcgtggctcgctgctaaagttgagcaatgttcaacttttgacgcctcggcagaagcgccagccaatcgaatcatatgccagtacgagctctagccaatcaaaccgctgcttgtgtgtcaggggcgggagattcatgtgattggttgttggtcgagtttcagacacgcccgccggcaagcgtcagcgcacgccgctgtgtggacgggccgttagtccctcccctctctcgtgcacgctctaagtccctcccctctctcgtgcacgctctaagtccctcccctctctcgtgcacgctctaagtccctcccctctctcgtgcacgctctaagtccctcccctctctcgtgcacgctctagcTGCCgttgccgctgcgcctcggcttgttgacaaaaaagacgccagaagctaaatgtggaagtatttgagcgatatctctgacggtgagggcaagcctacggacacacGAGGCCCGTCTGTCAGACATGTTCCCTGCAGACCACGGGAGCCAAGCAGCTCGCCGACCGGCATCCAGAGCGGTTTAAAGCATTCAAAGACAGACAGGTTGGCGAATGTGATAGATAGTTACATCATGCCCAGCCTCACATCGAAGTCAAACCAGTGACAAGTTTGACGAGgaggcaattaatggcaatgatGACTGTCTAATATGGCTATCTGTTTAGCTAGcttaccaatgtggctaacatctgcaatgtacatttagtcaattattatttatattactgtacatgtcaataaaatataaagttaactatcaAAGAAATCACATGAACTCAAGTATAAAGAAGAGACCATGTTGTAAGAAAACACTTAACAGATAAACTACAATTTTATTgatcatgaaaataataaaagaaaagtatcgaaaaagaatcggaatcgcaattcttgacttggaaaccaaaatgttggtatcgtgacaacactaacacattgtacgtgatcgtaggataaggggcgggacatccctaagctggttaaccaatcacaacagagccaagcTCTCATGAATAAATTATCTTTTACATGAGATAAGATCAGaagaactttattgatcccgATGTGTGAGATGTTAATTACAACTGCATTAAAAAGTAGAACATATTCTGACCCCTCTGACTCTGACCCCTCTGACTCTGACCCCTCTGACTCTGACCCCTCTGACCCCTCTGACTCTGACCCCTCTGACTCTGACCCCTCTGATTCTGACCCCTCTGACTCTGACCCCTCTGACTCTGACCCCTCTGACCCCTTTGACTCTGACCCCTCTGACCCCTCTGACTCTGACCCCTCTGACTCTGACCCCTCTGACCCCTCTGACTCTGACCCCTCTGACTCTGACCCCTCTGACTCTGACCCCTCTGACTCTGACCCCTCTGACCCCTCTGACTCTGACCCCTCTGACCCCTCTGACTCTGACCCCTCTGACCCCTCTGACCCCTCTAACCCCCAGACCGACACCATGCAGAAGTCTAAGAGCGAGTACGAGTCCTTCGTCTTCTGGAAGGCGCTGCTGCCAGAGATCGACCTATCGGAGCTCTCGGATCCGAGCGGGGGGGCGGAGCCAGCCGGGAGCGCCGCCGGGAAGGAGAGGAAACGGGAAGAGGAAGTGAGGAAACAGGAAGAGGAATTGAGGGGACTTTATGTTCTGCTCCTGGTTCTCTTTTATATCTGCTATTAACACTTAGAGAGGActactcagtgtactctgagtACTCAGtgtactcagtgtactctgagtACTCTGtgtactcagtgtactctgagtACTCTGtgtactcagtgtactctgagtACTCTGAGTTGTGTATGTTTTAAAGAACCTGCTGCATCCCTTTATTGTGGCGGGGTGTTTCGATAATAAGAAACTTTATTGATCACAATCTTTGACATGTGATCCCCACAGCAGCATCGATTAGACATTACACATGAAGGAGAAGTAAATACAAACAAAGTGATATATAAGAGCAGTAGAAGAATATATACATAATGAAGGATATGATGAGGGTGTCTGACCTGTGCTTCATCCCTTTATTGTGGCGGGGTGTCTGACCTGTGCTTCATCCCTTTATTGTGGCGGGGTGTCTGACCTGTGCTTCATCCCTTTATTGTGGCGGGGTGTCTGACCTGTGCTTCATCCCTTTATTGTGGCGGGGTGTCTGACCTGTGCTTCATCCCTTTATTGTGGCGGGATATCTGACCTGTGCTTCATCCCTTTATTGTGGCGGGGTGTCTGACCTGTGCTTCATCCCTTTATTGTGGCGGGGTGTCTGACCTGTGCTTCATCCCTTTATTGTGGCGGGGTGTCTGACCTGTGCTTCCTGTCCGCAGGGCGAGATGAAGGAGTTTTCCTCCTTTACTTACTGGAGAGCTCCGATCGGAGACGTGGACTCGCTGCTGGCCGACCTGCTGCTCTGAGACAGGAAGTCACCACAATAAGAGCGTGGAGAAACCAGAGCCTGCTCCCTGATCCCAATCATCAGATCTTATATTCCAGATTATCCGTCTCTCTTTGGGCTTCACTCACGATGATTATCCACCGCCTCATGACAAACTAAAGCCAGTCCTTTTCATAAAACCAGGCTCAACCAATCAGAACACTCACGATACAAACATGTGACAATGTTACCAACAGTacagtgtttattttgttaGTTAAAGATGTCTAAAATCCGACTGTACTGACCCGCAACATATCAGAAACACTGATTCACGTTTAGACTAAATCAGTGAGGAGAGAGCGACTGCGTATAGCATCCTGCTTCTGATCTGGATCTATAGTCACATCGCTCCTGACCACCTGTGGACGTGGAGTCTCTCGGTTGTTAAAATGATGTAGGCCAACTGCAGTAAAGGCATATTGAATCTCTGAGGAGAGGCATGTATTCTGAATGTAAACATGATAATACTTTAAGTTATTATTCAGCTGATCAATACACCATCAGCTGATCAATACACCATCACCTGATCAATACACCATCACCTGATCAATACACCATCACCTGATCAATACACCATCATAAGGTGCCCGTAGACGCAGTGCGGGATGAGGTCATTCGGAGGTGATGCGTTCAAAGCCCTGAGATTTAACTGTTTCTTTCTGTTTCTATTTGTGCCTTTATTATTGATTTAACCCCGAGCTGCTTTGCTGTCACTGATCGgctgattattattattgattatttattgatgtatttattgatgtttctgAGCGGGCCTCGCTTCTGGTCAGAATGTAAACACCTGCCaccaataaagaaaataaaatctCCTTTTTTCAATCAGAACGACTTGTTTTTATTGATCTTTCACTGAAAACCACGAGGGGACATCTGACGGTtcatttggagcttcggccggagaattcacacgaGGTGCCAGGGTCTGACCCCACGGACGAGGTGCCACGGTCTGACCCCACGGACGAGATGCCGCGGTCTGACCCCACGGACGAGGTGCCGCGGTCTGACCCCACGGACGAGATGCCGCGGTCTGACCCCACGGACGAGGTGCCACGGTCTGACCCCACGGACGAGATGCCGCGGTCTGACCCCACGGACGAGGTGCCGCGGTCTGACCCCACGGACGAGATGCCGCGGTCTGACCCCACGGACGAGATGCCGCGGTCTGACCCCACGGACGAGATGCCGCGGTCTGACCCCACGGACGAGATGCCGCGGTCTGACCCCACGGACGAGGTGCCGCGGTCTGACCCCACGGACGAGATGCCGCGGTCTGACCCCACGGACGAGATGCCGCGGTCTGACCCCACGGACGAGATGCCACGGTCTGACCCCACGGACGAGGTGCCGCGGTCTGACCCCACGGACGAGATGCCGCGGTCTGACCCGACGGACGAGATGCCGCGGTCTGACCCCACGGACGAGGTGCCACGGTCTGACCCCACGGACGAGATGCCGCGGTCTGACCCCACGGACGAGGTGCCGCGGTCTGACCCCACGGACGAGGTGCCGCGGTCTGACCCCACGGACGAGGTGCCGCGGTCTGACCCCACGGACGAGGTGCCGCGGTCTGACCCCACGGACGAGGTGCCGCGGTCTGACCCCACGGACGAGATGCCACGTCCACTCTGCAGACCCCTCCTGTGGATCCAGGGTGTAACTAGTGCAGAGTGGACTCATCAACATTCTTCACTGGATGGAGtaaacagctgaggacactgaatcacaggtctcttatggctcggggtcatctacaccccgagaaggatgtgttccaggtgtcccgcaacaacaacaacaacaactatctCTGCCCGGTCACAAACTGGTAAACAACGATATgctagggcagcccctccttaaAGCTAGCGGCTGGTTGGTCAGCTGCGtcacagggtcaaaggtcagcatGCAGAATGATTCCCTGACTCACATCCCATGATCTTTGTCCACCAACAGGACATTACACTGGTTTCTCCTTCAGAGTAACTTCATACCATGATTACATGTACAtctaaaaataataacaatacaaataaataataaagatttatttttaatatcCAAATAAGACATTTATTTCCTTTAATCATCCAAAAACATTGATATAGTACAAACTGTGGAAAACCCCAACCCCTATGTAGTATAACAGTAGTGTGTATAACAGTAGTGTGTGTAACAGTAGTGTGTGTATAACAGTAATGTGTGTAACAGTATTTGGCTAGCTGCCTTATACACATATGTGTGTATAAGGCAGTTGTGCCAAAATAAAGccaaaataaagccttttttaaatagtgacCTCTTTGAAGCGGTAATCCATGCCTTCGTCACCTCCCGCTTGGATTACTGTAATGCTCTCTATATGGGGATACGTGCATCCTCCCTTGCTCGCCTGCAGAGGGTGCAACACGCAGCAGCACGGCTCCTAACTGGCACACGCAAACACAGCACATTTCCCCCATGTTATCTTCGCTCCACTGTCTGCCCGTTCATTCGAGGATTCATTTTAaactcttttatttacttttaaagcccTCAATGGCCCCGCCCTACCTCTCTGAGCTGtcaggtcagctgatcagtCGCTCCTGAGGGTGCCAACAACGAAGTCTAagcgcagaggggaccgtgcttTCTCTGCTGCGGCCCTAACCTGTGGAGCGACCTGCCCTCGctcatcagacaggctcccacacCGTCTGCTTTTAGATCCCGTCttaaacccacctcttctcctcagCACTCGGAAACAAgtagattgttgcttttatttgctttcagtggtctattgtttttattatatggctgttatttaattattacgtttattctggtttgttttgtgtttgtccatccatcttctcccgcgtatccgtggtcgggtcgcgggggtagcagttccagcggagagccccaaactttcttttccctggcgacatcagccagctctgactgggggatcccaaggcgcttgtgtttgtatcttttattttaaatgtatttattgtatgttttgtgagcttatctctctgtacagcactttggtctgaaggttttaaagtgctatataaataaagttggattggataggATAACAGTAGTGTGTATCAGATTTGTGAAAAATTACGTTGTTTTTTTTACAGTCTCGAAAAGGTCGTGGGCTGtgacgtgtgtcccaagttttgcgttcgaagctcattttatgctatcacaatttaaaaaaaaggtatagagaggcgaagtcacgcccatctacttccggcccatgggaccccggaagcgaaacatttacattgaattcaatggagagagaaaacgtatcttttgatcccgtttgaattgtgccacgaactacatatatgatgtttgtcaatcttaaacaataagtcgtaaaactgttgaaatataagactatgaaaaatacgcgactacaaagactacaaatcccaaatcccattctggctcgcgtaagtgatgtcacaggcgataatgctcctagtggttgcgactcgtaattaaagcgaagaagaagaataagagattgctaaaaaataCCAGTACCAGGTTggaatcacataagtgatcatacttatagatcatagctcgttctatcgcttcccgtctgatgaaaggaccaggagtcgctggatcagagatctcaggtaatacacatgttgtgcatggaacacagtcaagctagctacatagctagtagcgagcacgttagttagcatcacattacttagccttgtcatttgtattagccttaacatgaagtgaacccaaatgttaaacagtaagagtagtcatgatggtaagtattttgtgaaacatttgaagaggagcctatcgccccctccaccaggtgctaagggggcgggaggtaggctaacggcacattagcatctgcgatcttttctacttaatgctatctgctcaaatggttaacattgaacattaaaagatcaggcagttcagggagagtcgaaggaaggcaggcaggcaggcaggcagctttgcatgacatgtatttatttatagaaggaccatgcatacaaaaacattaatctcagcaaagagaagagatgcaatatgccagattatagctaatagctcatttccatctgtggtccattcttctggacgtgtttcattgtgatgacagtgagtcaatctgtgtgttggaaagacagtagttgagtgattactgagagaacattattaaaagagataattattcaaagtgttgttcctGACCTTGTTCTCttgtatttcctttccctcacctgtaactgctgagacctgaggaacatgcacactgacctgctctggcagccTGACTTCCACTGT from Pseudochaenichthys georgianus unplaced genomic scaffold, fPseGeo1.2 scaffold_1839_arrow_ctg1, whole genome shotgun sequence includes these protein-coding regions:
- the mllt11 gene encoding protein AF1q, with the translated sequence MQKSKSEYESFVFWKALLPEIDLSELSDPSGGAEPAGSAAGKERKREEEGEMKEFSSFTYWRAPIGDVDSLLADLLL